The sequence AATCATTTCTTCATTCATACTAAGCTTCCAAACGAGTGCAGGCGGTGTGATGGAGTTTTCTGGATTAGATAATTACAAGCGGCTGTTTTCGGATGAAATCTTTTTAACCGCGCTTAAAAACACCTTTATCATTTTAATTATCCAAGTTCCTCTCATGTTATTTCTGGCTATCGTGGTTGCAACGCTGTTGAACTCGGCGCTCCTTAAGCTAAAAGGGCTTTTCCGGGTTACGTTTTTCCTTCCGGCTGTAACGTCACTGGTAGCATACTCAATCATTTTCTCCATCATGCTAATGAATGACGGGATTTTTAATCAGGTGCTGAACCTTTTTGGCATTGATTCGATTCCATGGCTTTCAAATCCATTCTGGGCAAAAGCATCCTTGATCATTGCGATGACATGGCGCTGGGTTGGCTATAACATGGTCATTTACCTTGCCGGATTGCAGAATATCCCGGAAGAGCTGTATGAAGCGGCAAGCATGGACGGTGCATCGAAGATCAGGCAGTTCTTCTCCATCACCATTCCGCAGCTAAAGCCAGTCATTTTGTTTACAGCGGTATTATCAACGATTGGAACGCTGCAGTTGTTCGATGAGCCGTACACTTTGACAAAAGGCGGACCTAGTGACTCTACTTTGACAATCGGCATGTACCTATATCAGACAGGATTCCGTTATTTCGAATTTGGCTATGCATCAACCATTGCATATGTAATCGTTGTGCTGATCGGCATCTTGACATTCATCCAATTTAAGGTGACAGGTGATCAAGAATGAAAAAACAAACTTCTATTAAAAAAATATCATTATATATTGCATTAGCCATTGGATCTTTAATTTCGCTTTTCCCATTCTACTGGGCCGCAATTGGCGCAACAAATGAGAGCGGAAAGATGTTCTCAAAACCGCCGGTACTGACTCCGGGAACTAAGCTGATGGAGAACCTCTCGAACCTTGATGAATCCATCAACATCGGACGTGTCATGTTCAACTCTCTATTCACAGCAAGTATCTACACGATTTTGGCTCTGTTGATTTCCACCATGGCAGCTTATGCGTTTGCCAAATTCGATTTCAAAGGTCGCAATGTGATTTTCGGGATTTTCTTGTTATCAATGATGATTCCATACCATGCGACAATCATTCCATTGTTTAAAATGATGGCGGCATTAGGCTGGCTTAACACGTACTGGGCATTGATCCTGCCAAACCTTGCTTATCCTTTTGCAATCTTCCTGATGAGACAGAATATGCTCGCATTCCCGACATCTCTGATTGAAGCGGCGAGAATGGACGGAGCAGGCGAGTGGAAGATTTTCTACAGCATCGTATTGCCATCAATGAAGCCTGCACTTGCAGCAACAGCGATCTTTCTATTCATGTTCCAGTGGAATAGCTTCCTATGGCCATTGATTGCGCTCTCTTCAACAGATATGTACACATTCCCTGTTGCGCTTTCCAGCTTGTTCGGCCTTTCCCGTATTGACTATGGCCAGGTAATGGCAGGTGTAACACTGGCAACTGTACCTATTATCATTTTCTTCCTGGTCCTACAGCGCCAGTTCATCTCAGGCATGCTTGGCAGCGCCGTGAAGTAAGGAGGAAGACGATGCCGATTTTTATCAATGAAGAGAAAAAGCAATTTCATTTACAAGGTAAAAACACCAGCTATATTTTCCGAATCATGGAAAATGGGCAGCCAGGGCATCTCTATTTCGGAAAAAAGGTTGCCCATCGAGAGGATTTCTCTTATTTGTTCCAACTCCCTAACGAGCCGCTTGGGAACGCGACCTTTACCTTCGAGGGCGATCAGCATTTTTCCCTTGAGTTCCTGAAGCAGGAATATCCTGTCTATGGAACAGGTGACTTCCGGGAGCCTGCCATCCAGGTGTCACAGCCGGATGGCAGCCGGGTTACTCTTTTTGAATACGATTCATACAAGCTGTTAAATGGAAAGCCAGCATTGGAGGGCCTTCCAGCTGTTTATACTGAAAGCGATGATGAAGCCGAAACACTTGAGATAAAGCTGGTTGATCAGAAGCTAAAAGCAGGATTGACCCTTTCCTACACGGTATTCCATGACCGTAATGTCATCCTGAGGAATGCCAGATTAAAAAATAAAGGCACTGAAGAATTGGAAATCAACAGAATGCTCAGCATGTCCGTAGATTTTCCCGATGCCGATTATGATTTAGTGCACTTGAGCGGTGCCTGGATTCGTGAACGGAATATCGAAAGCAATCGTTTGCACAAAGGAATCCAGCTGATTGACAGTAAACGCGGTACCAGCAGTTCACAGAACAATCCATTCCTGGCACTAAAAGCTTTGAATGCCAATGAGCATACAGGAGATGTGTTTGGCTTCAATCTTGTCTACAGCGGGAACTTCACAGCAGGTGTCCAGGTTGATCATTACGATACTTCGCGTGTTTTCATGGGAATTAATCCATTTGACTTCAGCTGGAAGCTTGAGCCGGGTGAAACCTTCCAAACACCGGAAGCCGTCATGGTCTACGCGGCCAATGGACTGAACGGTATGAGCCACAGCTTCCATGATCTCTACCAAAACAGGCTTGTCAGGGGCATTTGGCGCGACCGTGAACGCCCGGTGCTCATCAATAACTGGGAAGCCACGTACTTTGATTTTAACGAGGAAAAAATTCTCTCCATCTCTGATGAAGCAAATCGGCTTGGAGTTGAGCTGTTCGTACTGGATGATGGCTGGTTCGAGGGACGCAACAACGATACAACATCCCTTGGAGATTGGACACCAGACCTGAACAAGCTGCCAAACGGTGTGAAGGGCCTAGCTGAAAAAGTCAGCCGGGACGGGATGAAGTTTGGTATCTGGGTAGAGCCTGAAATGATCTCAAAGAAGAGTGCACTTTATGAGAACCATCCAGAATGGGTTCTTGGAGTCCAGGACCGCCATCTGAGCCACGGCCGGAATCAGTTCATTCTTGATTTGACAAGACAGGATGTCAGGGATTATCTGTTTGATTCTCTTTCCAAGGTATTTGGCTCCGGCCCGATTGCTTACGTCAAATGGGACATGAACCGGGTCATGACAGAAATCGGCTCGGCACAGCTGCCGGCAGGGCGCCAGGAGGAAACGGCCCATCGATATATCCTTGGCTTATATGACTTGCTCGAGCGTCTCGTTTCCGCTTTCCCGGAAATCTTGTTCGAATCATGTGCAAGCGGCGGAAATCGCTTCGATCCTGGAATGCTATACTACATGCCGCAAACATGGACCAGCGACAACACGGACGCCATCGAAAGGCTGAAAATCCAGTACGGAACATCGCTTGTCTATCCGCTGAGCACGATGGGTGCACATGTATCAAGTGTACCAAACCATCAGACGGGAAGAATCACTCCGCTGGAAACCAGATTCAACACAGCATTATTCGGCATGTTTGGATATGAATTAGATGTTACGAAAATGACAGATGCAGAAAAAGAAGAGATGAAAAAGCAAATCATCTTTTACAAAGAAAATCGTTCTATGATTCAAAAAGGTGATTTTTACCGGCTGCTTAGCCCGTTTGAAGGGAATGACACTTCCTGGGCAGTGGTAGCGAAGGATAAATCCGAAGCACTTGTTGCTTATTACCGGACACTTGCGAAACCCAACCCGGGCTTGAAGCGGGTAAAGGTACACGGACTTGATGCAAAGACTTTATATCGATTCAAAGAAACCGGACTAGAAATGACCGGAGAGGAATTAGCAAATATCGGATTGCTGCTGCCTCCTTTTTACAATGGGACGGTCCATACCCCTCAAACTTTCATGGCTGGGGATTTTCGTTCGGTTGTCTGGAAACTGGAAGCAGTAAAGTAGAGGGGGAAGTCATCAGTGGAAGAAAGAACAGCGCAATTTATCGAGATATTTGGTGAGAGCCAGGAACCGACTCGTTCCTTTTTTGCTCCCGGGCGAGTGAATTTGATTGGCGAGCATATTGACTATAATGGCGGGCATGTTTTACCGGTCGCGCTTGAAATCGGAACATATGCGATTGCAAGGAAGAGAGATGACAAGAAACTAAAGCTGTATTCGAGCAATTTTTCCGATAAAGGAGTTATCGAAGCAGATTTAGAGGATTTAAGATATAAAAAAGATCAGGACTGGGCCAACTTCCCGATCGGAGTTTTTAGGTACATGCAGACAGAGATCGGCTTCAAGCATGGCATGGACGTCTTTTTTGAAGGGAATATCCCTAACGGAGCTGGGCTGTCCTCTTCAGCATCAATCGAACTTGTCACAGCAGTACTGGTAAATGAAAACTATCAGCTTGGTGTTTCCACGCTAGAGTTGGTGAGATTGAGCCAGAATGTTGAAAACAAATTCATCGGAGTAAACTGCGGCATCATGGACCAGTTTGCCGTCGGCTTTGGCAAAGAAGGGCACGCCATTTTGCTGGATTGTGAGACGCTTGATTACCGCTATACGCCATTTGAACTTTCGGACAGCAAGATAGTGATCGCTAACACAAACAAGAAAAGAGGGCTGGCCGATTCTGCCTATAATGAGCGGAGAAGTACATGCGAGGCCGCTTTGGAAAAACTGCAGAAGGAATTGCCGATTTCCAATCTTGCCGAAATGTCCCCGGAGCAATTTGAGGAACACAAAGGCTTGCTGACAGGGGAAGAAGTGAAACGTGTCCGTCACGTGGTAACGGAAAACCACCGGACGGTAAAAGCGATTGAAATTCTCGAGCAAGGGAACCTGGATGCATTTGGAGAATTGATGAAAGCATCCCACCTTTCTCTAAGGGATGATTATGAAGTCAGCGGCAAGGAACTGGATGCACTGGCAGAAGCCGCCTGGGAGCAGGAAGGCACAATCGGGGCGAGGATGACAGGCGCAGGTTTTGGCGGCTGCACAGTCAACATCGTGAAAAACGAGCAGGTGGATGCTTTTATCGAGGAAGTAGGCAAGAAATATAAAGAAAAAATCGGCTATGAAGCCACTTTTTATATCGTAAATGCAGGCGGCGGTGCCAGGGAAATCACCGCTTCACAGGAATAGGAGGGCAACCATGTACCTTGGTGTAGATTACTATCCAGAGCATTGGCCAAAGGAAATGATGAAGCAGGACATCCAGGGCATCAAAGGTCTTGGAGCTAATATGGTCAGGATCGGGGAATTCGCCTGGCATTTGATGGAGAAGGAAGAAGGGCAGTTTGACTTCTCCTTCTTTGATGAAGTAATTTCAGAGCTGAAAAAGGAAGGCTTTTCGGTCATGTTTGGAACGCCTACTGCAACATTCCCCGCCTGGCTTGCGGACAAATACCCTGACATCCTATCTGAAGACGAAAATGGACATGTCCGTGTATTTGGCGGCAGAAGGCAGTACTGCTTCAATTCAGACGTCTACCGAAAATACAGCGCCCAAATCACGCAAAAGCTGGTGGAGCATTACAGAGATGAAGAAGCAATAGTTGCCTGGCAGATCGACAATGAATTTGGCCATGAAGGCAGCGATATGTGCTATTGTGATCAGTGCCATCGTGGATTCCAGACGTTCCTCGAAAAGAAATACCCAAGTATTGATGAACTGAACGAGCGATGGGGAACGATTTTTTGGGGACAAACGTATAACAAGTTTTCGGAAATACCTATACCTAAGCCAACCATCACCACCCATAACCCCGCATTAAAGCTTGATTGGGCAAGATTCCGTTCTGAATCTGTCAATAGCTACGCGCACGAGATGACAGCGATTGTCCATGAAGCCAAAGGTCCTCATCAGCAGGTAACCACAAATGTTTCTGGCGGTTTCTTCGGTAAATGGTTCGACCATGCGGAAAACGTCAGGACTATGGATTTTGTTTCTTACGATAACTATCCAGTATGGGGCGGCCTTGAAAAACCGATCGCTCCCGCGGCCATTGCGATGGCACATGATTTCAACCGTGGCCTTATGGATAAAAACTATTGGATCGTTGAGGAATTGATGGGTGCTCAGGGGCATGACATCATTGGCTATCTGCCTAGGCCAAATCAGGCAAAAATGTGGTCCTATCAGGCATTTGCCCATGGCTGCACAGACCTGCTGTACTTCCGCTGGCGCGGGATGACAAAAGGGGCTGAGCAATTCTGTTACGGAGTTGTCGACCACGATAATCGCTATGGCAGAAAATATGAAGAGGTTAAATCAGTCTTCAATGATATCCGCCAATATGAAAATGTCCTGAATTCAGAAATTCAAGCTGAAATCGCTGTCATTTACGATTATAATAATATATGGTCCTGGCGTTCGCAGCAGCAAAGTGCAGGCTTTGACTTCACTGCAGAACTGCTTCGCCTGTATGAACCATTCTTCAACAAGAATGCAGCAATTGATGTGATCCCTATTGACCGTGACTTTACAAAGTATAAAGTCATCGTCGTACCGGTACTGCAATTGATCAATGAAGAGCTTGCTGCGAGATTCAGAGAGTTTGCCGAAAAGGGTGGAACAATTATTTTCTCTTATCGAGCAGGCTTGAAGGACAGTGATAATAATATCTATCTTGGGAAGACATTGCCCGGGCATATTGCCGATATTACAGGAATTGAAATTCATGAAACTGAATCCCTTTCATCATCAACGACGGTGGAGATTGTCAATGATGAGACGGGCAATCGTTCCGAGATGTCAGTTTGGCGGGATTTGATTACACCAAAAACGGCAAAAGTTTTGTATCGCTATGATGGCGAGTTTTACAAGTCCAGCGCTGCAGTTACGAAAAATGACTTCGGTAAAGGAACCGTTTACTACATCGGTGGCGGTGTCGGAAACGATGTCCTGAATGTTATTGCCGCAGATATTCTTGAAAAGCATGATATTTGGAACCTTGAGACGAGTGAAGAACTCGAAGTATACAGAAGAATTCTCGATGGCAAGGAGTATTTCTTTGTGATGAACCACTCATCTGAAGAAGTGGCTTTTAGGGAAGAAATGCTTCCTCCTTTTGCATCGAAGGTTATTAAAGGAACCTTATAGTAATAAATAAGGCTGCTTGGAGGGAGAAAGAGAAATGGCTACACTAAAAGATATTGCTGAACGCGCTGGCGTCTCATTAGCGACTGTTTCAAGAGTGCTGAATTACGACAATACCTTATCTGTTTCAGATGAAACGAGGAAAAAGGTTATTGAGATTGCCCAGCAGCTCAATTATAAGTCCATGCGGCAGCGCAGCTCCCGTCCGCAGCCAGAACGAACTAAAATCGGCCTTGTTTACTGGTATTCCCAGGAGCAGGAATTAGCCGATCCTTATTATATGTCGATCAGGCTAGGCGTGGAAAAAGAAAGCTTCGAACGGAAAATCGACCTGGTTAAAATGTTCAAGAACGCTGACTACCAGATGGATGATTGGGTAGATGGCCTTGATGGAATCATCGCTGTCGGAAAGTACAGTGAAGGAGACATCGAGCAATTCAAATCCATGGCAGGAAATATCGTCCTTGTCGATTACACGCCATCAGATACCTATGATTCCATTGTCGTCGACTTCCGGAAAGCGATGATTCAGCTTCTTGAATACCTGATTGAGCAGGATCACAATCAGATTGGCTTTATCGGCGGCCGGGAATTTGTCAGGGGTGACCTGCCATTAAAGGACGAACGGGAAACAACATTTTACGAGTTTTTAAAACTAAGAGACATGTACATTCCTGAGTATGTCTGGACTGGCAATTTCACCTCTGAGGATGGATATAAGCTCATGGCTGAAGCGCTGAAAAAGCCTGGAAGACCAAGTGCCTTTGTAGTTGCGAATGATTCAATGGCAATCGGTGCATTAAGAGCGCTTCATGAAGCAGGGGTTAAGGTACCTGATGAAATCTCGCTCGTGAGCTTCAACGACATCGCGACATCCCGATTTTTACAGCCGTCCCTGACAACTGTTAAAGTTCACACTGAATTCATGGGTGAGGCTGCTGTTGAATTACTGATGGAACAAATCGAATCGAAACGGACCATCTCCAAAAAGGTTGTTGTTCCGTTTGAGATTGAGATCAGGGAAAGCAGCGGACCGGTAAATATAAAAATAACAGAAAAGAATGCTCCTGGCTGTTGAGTCAGGAGCATTCTTTTGATTTTGTATTTATGTTAACGCTATAAAATTCCACTTCTTACAAATCTACGTTTTTAGAAGGATGTTGTCTGCCAGTTTGATCACGGAGATCGTTGGACAACTTGTATAAAAAAACAGTGACCTTAGGCCACTGTTTCAAACTTATAGTCTTTTAGCGCCAATAAATCTTGGCTTCCAATATGGATTGTTAATGCTTGCAATGGAAACACCCTTTGAAGTTGCAGAGTGAATCATTTCTCCATTGCCGATGTATATAGCTACATGAGTGACTTTCCTTCCGCCGCTAGTTGCGTAGAATAACAGGTCACCGGGTTGAAAAGCCGTCACTTTAGTGCCAACATTGTACATTTCACCGGCAGTACGAGGTAAATTAACTCCTGCCTTCGCAAATGAATAGTTTACAAGGCCTGAGCAATCAAATCCGTTGGGGTTATTTCCTGCCCATTTATATTTTACTCCCAAATTGCTTTTTGCAACTGAGATTGCTTGCGATTTATAATCACCAACAGGTGTTACTGATGCTTTTTTAACAGCTGTTTTCTTTACCGCTGTTTTATTGATTGTTTTGGGTGCTATAAATTTTGAACTTACATATCCATTTTTCCCTTTTACCGAAATTCTTGCCCAACCTTTTGATTGAGAAGTTACCGTAACAGCTTGTCCTTTTGCTAGTTTAGTAATAATAGCACCAGATGTAGATGCCGTTTTACGGACATTCAATTTACCAGAATTCACTTTGACATAATAGGTTTTTCCAGAGGCAGAGGCTTGATCTATTGACGGTGCGACAGTGGCTACTAGTGTAAAGAACAATAATGCTGCTAGTATTCTCTTAAACAAAGTTGTTTACCCCCGTTTGGTAAAAGATAAACCTATTATAGTAGGAAAGGGGTTACAAACGAATAACAGGATAATTACATTTATATTACAATTTGCGACAATATTCCCATGTAAAAATATCACGGTAAATGAAAATTATATCGGAAAATAAAGAAAATGGATAATTTCTGAAGTAATAAGGGCTATTGAGAATAAAAAAAGAATTAGGCCAGCCGTTATAGACTTGGCCTTAGTTTTATTTCATGGTACGTATATATTCATCTGATAGGTTTATGTAATCAATGACCTTGTTCAATTCTTCCAATGATTGTTGGCTAGCCTCCCTTTTTCTTCTATCAGGTAGAGACGTAAGCACACCGCTAGCTTTTGTTTTCCCTGGAGCATATGCATACTGACTAGTTACAAATGTTCCAGTAGGAGCATAAAAGCGAAAGCCGATTGTATTTGTTTTAGTGTTTATCAGGTCAATGCCAAAAATAATTTCTTCTCCAAGATCAAGTCCTAATAGGTTTGCGATAGTTGGATAGACATCGACCAGGCCGCCAACTGAGTTAACTATCTTACCTTTTTGGAAAGGCACTTTCACTATTAGTGGAACATTTAAATGATCTAGTATGGGATGATAATCATGGCCAATAATTTCATTAACCAGTGCAGTGTCTTTTTCATTTTGGGTTTGGACACCCTGGTGGTCCCCGTAAACTACAATCAATGAATCATCATAGAGGCCAGATTTTTTTAGTTCTTCAATCAATTTACCAAATGCGTAGTCAGCATAACTGACAGATTTGATATAAGAACCAACGATTGATCCGTTATAATCCTCAGGTAATGTTATAGTATATTTGTTTTTGGTTTTTGGAAGGTCATATGGGTAATGGCTGGATAAAGCGATGATGTGGGCGTAAAATTTCTCGTCTTTTAGACTTGCCAATTTTTCCACTGTTTTTTTATATAAAATCTCATCTGAAACACCATAAGCAATATAATCTTCTGTTCCAAAATACTCCTGATCAAAATACCCGTCAAAGCCCAAAGCTTCATACATCTCTTTTCTGCTCCAAAAGGAAACCTCATTGGCATGAAAAGTGGCAGAATAATAACCAGCTTGTTTCAACTTCCGGGGCAAACTCGGCACTTCCTTACCAGCTATGGCGGTGGACATTGGTTCACTTCCAAGCGCGTATATGGAACTGTTAATCAGGAATTCTGCATCAGATGTGTTGCCTTTGCCTACCTGGGTGTAGAAGTTTGGAAAAAAGTAAGATTCCTGGATGAGCTTGTTCAGATTAGGTGTTATTTCAGCCCCTCCAATACGTTTGTTGAGCAAAAAACTTTGAACTGACTCCAATTGAACGATTATTAGGTTCTTATTTTTGGCCGACCCTCTTAATTGTAACTCTGCATTCAGTTGAGATGGCTTACTGCTTTTAACCAAATCAGGAGTAATATTTTTCTCTTCTTTAAATAAAAGGCCAGTTTCTGAAGCAACATCCATCAATTGATAGGCGAATAAACCTAATGAATTATATTTGCTTAATTCACTGATAGCCTGTGATGACCTGTAAAAGCCCCAAAACAGAATGATGAAGTTAATAGTTACGAGTATCAGGAATTTTTTTGCTCCGATTTGTATGTTTCTTCGAGTAACTTTCTTCTGTAACAAAAACAGGAAAGGAAAATCTGCAAAAAACAATAAATATTCATATTTGAACAAAGCATATACACTTGTTCGGATTTC comes from Mesobacillus jeotgali and encodes:
- a CDS encoding carbohydrate ABC transporter permease — its product is MKKQTSIKKISLYIALAIGSLISLFPFYWAAIGATNESGKMFSKPPVLTPGTKLMENLSNLDESINIGRVMFNSLFTASIYTILALLISTMAAYAFAKFDFKGRNVIFGIFLLSMMIPYHATIIPLFKMMAALGWLNTYWALILPNLAYPFAIFLMRQNMLAFPTSLIEAARMDGAGEWKIFYSIVLPSMKPALAATAIFLFMFQWNSFLWPLIALSSTDMYTFPVALSSLFGLSRIDYGQVMAGVTLATVPIIIFFLVLQRQFISGMLGSAVK
- a CDS encoding LacI family DNA-binding transcriptional regulator; translation: MATLKDIAERAGVSLATVSRVLNYDNTLSVSDETRKKVIEIAQQLNYKSMRQRSSRPQPERTKIGLVYWYSQEQELADPYYMSIRLGVEKESFERKIDLVKMFKNADYQMDDWVDGLDGIIAVGKYSEGDIEQFKSMAGNIVLVDYTPSDTYDSIVVDFRKAMIQLLEYLIEQDHNQIGFIGGREFVRGDLPLKDERETTFYEFLKLRDMYIPEYVWTGNFTSEDGYKLMAEALKKPGRPSAFVVANDSMAIGALRALHEAGVKVPDEISLVSFNDIATSRFLQPSLTTVKVHTEFMGEAAVELLMEQIESKRTISKKVVVPFEIEIRESSGPVNIKITEKNAPGC
- a CDS encoding beta-galactosidase, with the translated sequence MYLGVDYYPEHWPKEMMKQDIQGIKGLGANMVRIGEFAWHLMEKEEGQFDFSFFDEVISELKKEGFSVMFGTPTATFPAWLADKYPDILSEDENGHVRVFGGRRQYCFNSDVYRKYSAQITQKLVEHYRDEEAIVAWQIDNEFGHEGSDMCYCDQCHRGFQTFLEKKYPSIDELNERWGTIFWGQTYNKFSEIPIPKPTITTHNPALKLDWARFRSESVNSYAHEMTAIVHEAKGPHQQVTTNVSGGFFGKWFDHAENVRTMDFVSYDNYPVWGGLEKPIAPAAIAMAHDFNRGLMDKNYWIVEELMGAQGHDIIGYLPRPNQAKMWSYQAFAHGCTDLLYFRWRGMTKGAEQFCYGVVDHDNRYGRKYEEVKSVFNDIRQYENVLNSEIQAEIAVIYDYNNIWSWRSQQQSAGFDFTAELLRLYEPFFNKNAAIDVIPIDRDFTKYKVIVVPVLQLINEELAARFREFAEKGGTIIFSYRAGLKDSDNNIYLGKTLPGHIADITGIEIHETESLSSSTTVEIVNDETGNRSEMSVWRDLITPKTAKVLYRYDGEFYKSSAAVTKNDFGKGTVYYIGGGVGNDVLNVIAADILEKHDIWNLETSEELEVYRRILDGKEYFFVMNHSSEEVAFREEMLPPFASKVIKGTL
- a CDS encoding alpha-galactosidase → MPIFINEEKKQFHLQGKNTSYIFRIMENGQPGHLYFGKKVAHREDFSYLFQLPNEPLGNATFTFEGDQHFSLEFLKQEYPVYGTGDFREPAIQVSQPDGSRVTLFEYDSYKLLNGKPALEGLPAVYTESDDEAETLEIKLVDQKLKAGLTLSYTVFHDRNVILRNARLKNKGTEELEINRMLSMSVDFPDADYDLVHLSGAWIRERNIESNRLHKGIQLIDSKRGTSSSQNNPFLALKALNANEHTGDVFGFNLVYSGNFTAGVQVDHYDTSRVFMGINPFDFSWKLEPGETFQTPEAVMVYAANGLNGMSHSFHDLYQNRLVRGIWRDRERPVLINNWEATYFDFNEEKILSISDEANRLGVELFVLDDGWFEGRNNDTTSLGDWTPDLNKLPNGVKGLAEKVSRDGMKFGIWVEPEMISKKSALYENHPEWVLGVQDRHLSHGRNQFILDLTRQDVRDYLFDSLSKVFGSGPIAYVKWDMNRVMTEIGSAQLPAGRQEETAHRYILGLYDLLERLVSAFPEILFESCASGGNRFDPGMLYYMPQTWTSDNTDAIERLKIQYGTSLVYPLSTMGAHVSSVPNHQTGRITPLETRFNTALFGMFGYELDVTKMTDAEKEEMKKQIIFYKENRSMIQKGDFYRLLSPFEGNDTSWAVVAKDKSEALVAYYRTLAKPNPGLKRVKVHGLDAKTLYRFKETGLEMTGEELANIGLLLPPFYNGTVHTPQTFMAGDFRSVVWKLEAVK
- a CDS encoding carbohydrate ABC transporter permease, whose translation is MKTKAYVPYLFIAPAVILFSIFMLYPIISSFILSFQTSAGGVMEFSGLDNYKRLFSDEIFLTALKNTFIILIIQVPLMLFLAIVVATLLNSALLKLKGLFRVTFFLPAVTSLVAYSIIFSIMLMNDGIFNQVLNLFGIDSIPWLSNPFWAKASLIIAMTWRWVGYNMVIYLAGLQNIPEELYEAASMDGASKIRQFFSITIPQLKPVILFTAVLSTIGTLQLFDEPYTLTKGGPSDSTLTIGMYLYQTGFRYFEFGYASTIAYVIVVLIGILTFIQFKVTGDQE
- a CDS encoding C40 family peptidase → MFKRILAALLFFTLVATVAPSIDQASASGKTYYVKVNSGKLNVRKTASTSGAIITKLAKGQAVTVTSQSKGWARISVKGKNGYVSSKFIAPKTINKTAVKKTAVKKASVTPVGDYKSQAISVAKSNLGVKYKWAGNNPNGFDCSGLVNYSFAKAGVNLPRTAGEMYNVGTKVTAFQPGDLLFYATSGGRKVTHVAIYIGNGEMIHSATSKGVSIASINNPYWKPRFIGAKRL
- a CDS encoding LTA synthase family protein, which encodes MFKYEYLLFFADFPFLFLLQKKVTRRNIQIGAKKFLILVTINFIILFWGFYRSSQAISELSKYNSLGLFAYQLMDVASETGLLFKEEKNITPDLVKSSKPSQLNAELQLRGSAKNKNLIIVQLESVQSFLLNKRIGGAEITPNLNKLIQESYFFPNFYTQVGKGNTSDAEFLINSSIYALGSEPMSTAIAGKEVPSLPRKLKQAGYYSATFHANEVSFWSRKEMYEALGFDGYFDQEYFGTEDYIAYGVSDEILYKKTVEKLASLKDEKFYAHIIALSSHYPYDLPKTKNKYTITLPEDYNGSIVGSYIKSVSYADYAFGKLIEELKKSGLYDDSLIVVYGDHQGVQTQNEKDTALVNEIIGHDYHPILDHLNVPLIVKVPFQKGKIVNSVGGLVDVYPTIANLLGLDLGEEIIFGIDLINTKTNTIGFRFYAPTGTFVTSQYAYAPGKTKASGVLTSLPDRRKREASQQSLEELNKVIDYINLSDEYIRTMK
- a CDS encoding galactokinase, which produces MEERTAQFIEIFGESQEPTRSFFAPGRVNLIGEHIDYNGGHVLPVALEIGTYAIARKRDDKKLKLYSSNFSDKGVIEADLEDLRYKKDQDWANFPIGVFRYMQTEIGFKHGMDVFFEGNIPNGAGLSSSASIELVTAVLVNENYQLGVSTLELVRLSQNVENKFIGVNCGIMDQFAVGFGKEGHAILLDCETLDYRYTPFELSDSKIVIANTNKKRGLADSAYNERRSTCEAALEKLQKELPISNLAEMSPEQFEEHKGLLTGEEVKRVRHVVTENHRTVKAIEILEQGNLDAFGELMKASHLSLRDDYEVSGKELDALAEAAWEQEGTIGARMTGAGFGGCTVNIVKNEQVDAFIEEVGKKYKEKIGYEATFYIVNAGGGAREITASQE